The window GCCGACGCCCGAGGCGGCGGCGGCGATCCTCGACGTCTCGCCCATGCAGCCCGGCCGTGCCGACGACGACCTCGTCATCGACATCGACCGGTCGACGGATGCCGCGGGCGCGTATCCGCTCGTGCTCGTGAGCTACGTGATCGCGTGCCGCGCCTACCTCGACGCCGGCGAGGGCGAGCTCGTCGCCGCCTACCTGGCCTGGGTCGCGAGCGAGGCCGGGCAGGATGCCGCGGCCGACGGAGCGGGCTCCTCGCCCATCTCCGCATCGCTGCGCACCCGCGTGCAGGAGGTCGTGGCCACGATCGGCTGATCCGCTCCGCTGCACGGGCCCGTTCGCCGTCGGCCTTCGTAGACTGGACGGGTTCGACGAACACGAGACGTTCACGGGGGAGACGGATGCAGGCGCTGACCGAGGCCGAGGTGCGCGGCGCACTGCGCAACGCCTCCCCGGGGGAGCTCGCACAACTGTCGCTGCCGGTGTCGTTCTTCGTGACCGAGTGGGCGCACCTCGACGCCTTCGCGTGGCGCGACCCCCGCATCAGCGGGCGCGGCTACCTCGTGACCGAGCTCGACGGCTCGCCGGTCGGCGTCGTGCTGCGCACCCCCTCGCCGGGCGGATCGCACCATCGCGCGGCGATCTGCAACCTCTGCCACACCCAGCAGCCGGCCGACCAGGTCGCGATGGTCTCGGCGCGCAAGGCCGGCGCCGCCGGTGAACGCGGCGACAGCGTCGGCGTCTACATGTGCACCGACCTCGCGTGCCAGGACACCGTGCGCCTCGGCCGGCCCGCGGCGCCGTCCGAGGTCATGCCGAGCCTGCGCGAGCTCGAGAGCATCGAGGGCCTCGCCCGTCGCACCCGCGCCTTCGTCGCGAACGTGGTCGCGACCGACTGATCGAGCCTGAGGGGAAGGATGACGATGACGTCTTCCGAACGGTCCGAGCTCGAGGCCAGGGCGGCGGCCCTTCGTCGCATCGTCTACGGCACGCCCGGCGGGCACCTGAGCGCCGCCGCCGCGGAACTCGAGACGGTGGAGGCGCAGCTGCGCTCCGGTTCGGATCCGACCCCCGGGCCGGGTTCGGATCCGATCTCGGGGTCGGGGCCGATCGCCTCGCCGACCGCCGACCCCCTGCGCGCCGGCGGTCTCGCCGTGATCGAGCAGGTGGAGCAGATCGGGCAGCACCCGCAGGTCGATCCGGCTGTGCCCGACCCGGCTGTGCCCGACCAGGCTCTGCGCGACCCGGCCCCGCCCGGCGCCCCGCCCGGCACGCGTCGTCGCGTCCTCGTCATGGTCGCGGTGGCGGCCGCCATCGCCGTGGTCGCCGCGCTCGGTCCGCTGCGAGCGCTCTCCGAACCGCCGAGGGGCCTGGAGGTCTTCGATCGTGCGCCGGATCCGTCGCAGGCGCTGATGCCGGGCAACGACGACATCCTGACCCCCGCATCGCTCGCCTCGGTGAGGTACATCGGCACCGAGGTGGGCTACCGCGCCTGGGTGTTCCGCGACCGGGGCGACGTCTGCCTGACGCTGCAGCGCGAGAACTGGAACGGATCGGGCACCACCTGCGTCGCGGAGTCGGACTTCGCGCGCTCCGGCATCCGTCAGGTCGTGAGGTACGAGCAGCTGCGCGACCTGGCCAGGCCGGTGGGGGTCGGGCCGGGCGACGGCGTCGAGTTCGCCTGGACGGCGGACTCGACCGGGCTCGAGTGGTCGATGCGCAGGTAGCTCACGCGTGCCGCTCAGGCCCGCTGTGTACACTCGGCGCTTGTGAGTCAGACCGTTCCGTTCCCCATGCCCGTCGGGCGTCTGGAGGTCGTCGGCGTTCTCGATGCCGACAGGAGAGGGCCGTCGCGCCCGTGATCGCGCGCGCCTCGGCGCGAGCGGATCCCTGAGCCGCGCTCGCCGCTCGGGGCACCTCCACCCGGAACAGAACCATCACGCCCGGCCGCGCGAGCGACCGGGCACGACGAAGGACTCGACATCATGCTGCCCATCGACGGCGCGCGCATCCGCGCCTCATTCATCAACGCCTCGCAGCGCGAACGCGCCGCGGTGACCCTGCCCGCCGACTTCGCGACCCTCCAGTGGGATGCGTTCGACGTCCTCGGCTGGCGCGACCCCAAGCTGCCGAAGGTCGGCTACGTCGTGATCGAGACCGAGGGCGGCCTCGTCGGCGTCGTGCTGCGCCAGGCCGAGGGCCGCATCCGCACGCGCCCGCAGTGCTCGTGGTGCGAGGACGTGACCCTGCCGAACGACGTCGTGTTC is drawn from Agromyces sp. Leaf222 and contains these coding sequences:
- a CDS encoding FBP domain-containing protein, with protein sequence MQALTEAEVRGALRNASPGELAQLSLPVSFFVTEWAHLDAFAWRDPRISGRGYLVTELDGSPVGVVLRTPSPGGSHHRAAICNLCHTQQPADQVAMVSARKAGAAGERGDSVGVYMCTDLACQDTVRLGRPAAPSEVMPSLRELESIEGLARRTRAFVANVVATD
- a CDS encoding FBP domain-containing protein, giving the protein MLPIDGARIRASFINASQRERAAVTLPADFATLQWDAFDVLGWRDPKLPKVGYVVIETEGGLVGVVLRQAEGRIRTRPQCSWCEDVTLPNDVVFYTAKRSGAAGRNGDTVGILACAGFECSRNVRRLPPVAYLGFDVEAARLHRIEALREHVAGFVQAVREGS